The following proteins come from a genomic window of Rattus norvegicus strain BN/NHsdMcwi chromosome 8, GRCr8, whole genome shotgun sequence:
- the LOC134480032 gene encoding uncharacterized protein LOC134480032 isoform X3, which produces MFSRLRKNFGRVNADFGQTGVRESRLSSKINDGQRKLAWGMLKDGRLTSSPGPVVINKEANTENTEEQRLIRQLQSATEERNELRDLLTYVTERYRNNRITPLERPLGNCIAILPARGETAI; this is translated from the exons atgttttcccggcTTCGCAAGAATTTTGGGAGAGTGAACGCCGATTTTGGACAGACTGGAGTGAGGGAATCTCGCCTTTCATCAAAAATAAATGATGGACAACGAAAGCTGGCCTGGGGAATGCTGA aggatGGGAGACTGACATCATCCCCTGGCCCTGTGGTAATCAACAAGGAGGCCAACACGGAGAacacagaagagcagagactgattaGACAGCTGCAGTCAGCTactgaggagagaaatgagctaagAGATCTCCTGACTTATGTGACAGAGAGATACAGGAACaacag GATAACACCACTTGAGAGACCACTTGGGAACTGCATTGCCATTTTgcctgctagaggagaaacagcaatataa
- the LOC134480032 gene encoding disks large homolog 5-like isoform X1, translating into MFSRLRKNFGRVNADFGQTGVRESRLSSKINDGQRKLAWGMLKDGRLTSSPGPVVINKEANTENTEEQRLIRQLQSATEERNELRDLLTYVTERYRNNRASRYIRSNPFYEKLKIKEREVMSLLHNLEMRNIEHCEKFQEIQKEINFYRNLPIRIHMDKICMQKKLFPFRKESKAEQLDSAPLLQKFLFDLNKKDKDEQEKTSNLQTKQHLDNTT; encoded by the exons atgttttcccggcTTCGCAAGAATTTTGGGAGAGTGAACGCCGATTTTGGACAGACTGGAGTGAGGGAATCTCGCCTTTCATCAAAAATAAATGATGGACAACGAAAGCTGGCCTGGGGAATGCTGA aggatGGGAGACTGACATCATCCCCTGGCCCTGTGGTAATCAACAAGGAGGCCAACACGGAGAacacagaagagcagagactgattaGACAGCTGCAGTCAGCTactgaggagagaaatgagctaagAGATCTCCTGACTTATGTGACAGAGAGATACAGGAACaacag GGCCAGCCGCTACATCAggtcaaatccattttatgaaaaattgaagataaaggagagggaggtcatgtcattactgcacaacttagagatgaggAACATCGAGCattgtgagaaatttcaggagatCCAGAAGgaaattaacttctatcg GAACCTGCCCATCCGGATCCATATGGACAAGATATGTATGCAGAAGAAGTTGTTCCCATTCAGAAAGGAGAGCAAAGCAGAACAGCTTGATTCTGCACCGCTGCTACagaaatttttgtttgatttgaacaagaaagataaagacgaacaggagaaaaccagcaacctccagaccaaGCAACATCTG GATAACACCACTTGA
- the LOC134480032 gene encoding uncharacterized protein LOC134480032 isoform X2 — protein MFSRLRKNFGRVNADFGQTGVRESRLSSKINDGQRKLAWGMLKDGRLTSSPGPVVINKEANTENTEEQRLIRQLQSATEERNELRDLLTYVTERYRNNRNLPIRIHMDKICMQKKLFPFRKESKAEQLDSAPLLQKFLFDLNKKDKDEQEKTSNLQTKQHLDNTT, from the exons atgttttcccggcTTCGCAAGAATTTTGGGAGAGTGAACGCCGATTTTGGACAGACTGGAGTGAGGGAATCTCGCCTTTCATCAAAAATAAATGATGGACAACGAAAGCTGGCCTGGGGAATGCTGA aggatGGGAGACTGACATCATCCCCTGGCCCTGTGGTAATCAACAAGGAGGCCAACACGGAGAacacagaagagcagagactgattaGACAGCTGCAGTCAGCTactgaggagagaaatgagctaagAGATCTCCTGACTTATGTGACAGAGAGATACAGGAACaacag GAACCTGCCCATCCGGATCCATATGGACAAGATATGTATGCAGAAGAAGTTGTTCCCATTCAGAAAGGAGAGCAAAGCAGAACAGCTTGATTCTGCACCGCTGCTACagaaatttttgtttgatttgaacaagaaagataaagacgaacaggagaaaaccagcaacctccagaccaaGCAACATCTG GATAACACCACTTGA